DNA from Penaeus monodon isolate SGIC_2016 unplaced genomic scaffold, NSTDA_Pmon_1 PmonScaffold_25381, whole genome shotgun sequence:
CAGCACACGTCCAAAGAGATTTGGTAACTGGCAACAAAGGTATAAGGTTCATCGGTTGTGATTGTGGTTGGCTATTACTGTTTCCACTCCTGGATTTACTAAAGCCATCAATTTCCAACTTGACTCCCGACGAAGCAGTCAGCGTGTGATCCAACACAAACACTGTCTTGTGACTCGCCGGGAACGTCATTTTGATGTTCTACTCCTTTCTTGTCAGTCACAAAGAATTTCTATGCCACtcttagataaatatatatcctatttgCTTGAATAATATGCAGAATAAGGAGAAATTGTCACAATGAAAGTGTTTC
Protein-coding regions in this window:
- the LOC119570381 gene encoding integrator complex subunit 13-like, which encodes MTFPASHKTVFVLDHTLTASSGVKLEIDGFSKSRSGNSNSQPQSQPMNLIPLLPVTKSLWTCAVEAITEYCRIVWDIFPGSRLIRFIAVDKTVHKLSSWNLEDQCLKPA